Proteins from one Juglans microcarpa x Juglans regia isolate MS1-56 chromosome 6S, Jm3101_v1.0, whole genome shotgun sequence genomic window:
- the LOC121237360 gene encoding basic leucine zipper 61-like, protein MAQLPPKIPSMTQNWHSSSHQRMPINMSNFVPTNNNTSTSMPTAQQQQQPTWVDEFLDFSSARRGAHRRSMSDSIAFLETAPFIGVECRNNGTSGGFERLDDDQLMSMFSDEVLVALPPTVSSSNASTPSDHNSNIDDENKPIMPLDQQPKSEPGEVESSCKPEPQDPVLPSTTTTGDSNVDPKRVKRILANRQSAQRSRVRKLQYISELERSVTTLQTEVSSLSPRVAFLDHQRLILNVDNSALKQRIAALAQDNIFKDAHQEALKKEIERLRQIYHHQNLKKMSSAANLQNAPPPSSPSQAPQPPTPDHFGGTDKERLVN, encoded by the exons ATGGCACAATTACCACCCAAGATACCAAGCATGACTCAAAATTGGCATTCTTCTTCTCACCAAAGAATGCCCATTAACATGTCAAACTTCGTTCCCACCAACAACAATACTTCTACTTCCATGCCCACcgcacaacaacaacaacaacccaCTTGGGTGGACGAGTTCCTCGACTTCTCGTCAGCCCGGCGCGGAGCCCACAGGCGGTCCATGAGCGACTCCATTGCCTTCCTCGAGACGGCTCCATTCATCGGTGTCGAATGCCGGAATAATGGCACCAGCGGCGGCTTCGAACGCTTGGACGACGACCAGCTCATGTCAATGTTCTCCGACGAGGTCTTGGTCGCGCTGCCGCCTACAGTCTCGTCTTCCAATGCGTCCACACCGTCTGACCACAACAGCAATATCGACGACGAGAATAAGCCAATAATGCCTCTCGACCAACAGCCCAAAAGTGAACCAGGAGAGGTTGAAAGCTCATGCAAACCTGAGCCACAAGATCCAGTATTgccctccaccaccaccaccggcgACTCCAACGTCGATCCTAAGAGGGTGAAAAG AATTTTGGCAAACCGGCAATCAGCGCAAAGGTCAAGAGTGAGGAAACTGCAATATATTTCGGAGCTAGAACGGAGTGTAACAACATTACAG accGAAGTATCATCATTGTCACCAAGGGTTGCATTCTTGGACCACCAAAGGTTGATACTTAATGTCGATAATAGCGCTCTCAAGCAACGGATCGCTGCTTTGGCTcaagataatattttcaaagatg CTCATCAAGAGGCATTAAAGAAGGAAATAGAGAGATTAAGGCAAATCTATCACCACCAGAACCTCAAGAAGATGAGCAGCGCAGCCAATCTGCAAAatgcaccaccaccatcatcGCCATCACAAGCACCGCAGCCCCCAACTCCCGATCACTTTGGAGGTACGGACAAGGAAAGGCTTGTCAactga
- the LOC121237361 gene encoding LOW QUALITY PROTEIN: homogentisate 1,2-dioxygenase-like (The sequence of the model RefSeq protein was modified relative to this genomic sequence to represent the inferred CDS: inserted 1 base in 1 codon): METKPVSKIDGPDFPPELSYQSGFGNHLVSEAIPGALPEGQNSPLTCPYGLYAEQISGTSFTSPRKLNLRSWLYRIKPSVTHEPFKPRVPGHGKLVSEFNQSNSSTTPTQLRWKPADIPHLPTDFIDGLYTVCGAGSSLLRHGFAVHMYMANKSMDNCAFCNADGDFLIVPQEGRLWITTECGRLKVSPGEIAVLPQGFRFSVNVPDGPTRGYVAEVFGSHFQLPDLGPIGANGLAAPRDFLAPMAWFEESSCPGYTIVQKFGGELFTARQDFSPFNVVAWHGNYFPYKYDLSKFCPCNTVLIDHGDPSINTVLTAPSDKPGVALIDFVIFPPRWVVAEHTFRPPYYHRNCMSEFMGLIHGGYEAKADGFLPGGASLHSCMXPHGPDTKSYEATIARGNEAGPYRITDTMAFMFESYLIPRICPWALESPFMDHDYYQCWIGLKSHFKREGTHDNDMNMLRNGHD; the protein is encoded by the exons ATGGAGACCAAACCGGTCAGCAAAATCGACGGCCCAGATTTCCCCCCGGAACTGTCGTACCAATCTGGGTTCGGCAACCACTTGGTGTCGGAGGCGATCCCCGGAGCTCTGCCGGAGGGTCAGAACAGCCCGCTCACCTGCCCCTACGGCCTCTACGCCGAGCAGATATCCGGCACCTCCTTTACCTCGCCCCGCAAGCTCAACCTGCGCAG TTGGCTCTATCGGATTAAACCATCAGTTACGCATGAGCCATTTAAACCTCGCGTCCCGGGGCATGGGAAGCTCGTGAGCGAATTTAATCAGTCCAACAGTTCAACCACACCAACTCAACTACGATGGAAGCCTGCAGATATTCCCCACTTACCAACAGATTTTATTGATGGGTTATATACTGTATGTGGGGCTGGCAGTTCACTCCTACGTCATGGATTTGCAGTTCACAT GTACATGGCCAATAAATCGATGGATAACTGTGCCTTTTGCAATGCTGATGGTGACTTCTTGATAGTCCCACAAGAAGGAA GGCTATGGATCACTACCGAATGTGGGAGATTGAAAGTTTCCCCTGGTGAAATTGCCGTTTTACCTCAAGGATTTCGTTTTTCTGTTAATGTACCTGATGGCCCAACACGTGGTTATGTTGCTGAGGTTTTTGGATCCCATTTTCAACTTCCTGATCTTGGGCCCATAG GGGCTAATGGTCTGGCTGCTCCAAGGGATTTTCTAGCTCCTATGGCCTGGTTTGAAGAGAGTTCTTGCCCAGGCTACACTATTGTACAGAAGTTTGGTGGTGAACTGTTTACTGCGAGACAAGATTTTTCTCCCTTCAATGTAGTTGCCTGGCATGGTAACTACTTTCCATATAAG TATGATCTAAGTAAGTTCTGCCCTTGCAATACTGTTTTAATTGATCATGGTGATCCATCAATAAATACAG TATTGACAGCACCATCTGACAAACCCGGTGTGGCACTTATTGATTTTGTCATTTTCCCTCCTCGATGGGTGGTTGCTGAGCATACCTTCCGGCCTCCGTATTACCATCGCAATTGTATGAGTGAATTCATGGGCCTCATTCATGGTGGATATGAG GCTAAAGCTGATGGGTTTCTCCCAGGTGGTGCAAGCCTTCATAGCTGCA GCCCCCATGGTCCTGATACCAAGTCATATGAG GCAACCATTGCACGTGGAAATGAGGCAGGGCCTTACAGAATAACCGATACCATGGCTTTTATGTTTGAATCGTATTTAATCCCCCGCATCTGCCCATGGGCTCTCGAGTCCCCCTTCATGGATCATGATTATTACCAGTGTTGGATTGGACTCAAATCCCATTTTAAACGGGAAGGGACGCATGACAATGACATGAATATGCTGCGGAATGGACATGATTGa